Part of the Macrobrachium rosenbergii isolate ZJJX-2024 chromosome 30, ASM4041242v1, whole genome shotgun sequence genome is shown below.
GTCGCTTCTCAAAAGCGAAAATATTCTTTAGACTCGGCAAAAAACCAAACGACTTCTGAATGAGCAAAATAAAACGTTTGCGAGTCATTACTGACGAAGTTTCTTCGTGCCGTGAACGCGAGCCAAAGGAAATGGCGACAAAGCattattatctttcattcttGGAGGGATTTCCCTCCGGAGTTTACCCGTATGTTTACCAACTGAGGAGTTTCTTCTGAGGAGTGAAGTGGCAACTGAGGAGACGCTTGTCTTCTTTGGGTAAGGCGCGAGCACTTAAGGTGAACTGGATTGGAaggtgagggaggggagggtggaaacAAAACATGGGCACTTAAGtgaccaactttctctctctctctctctctctctctctctctctctctctctctacaggatttgaagaagaggaagaaggagacaAAACAAGGGCACTTAAGTGACCGGGTCTCCTTTCGCAggatttgaagaagaagaagaagaagaagaagaagaagaagaagaagaagaagaagaaaaagaagaagaagaagaagaagaagaagaagaagaagaagaagaagaagaagattaacgTGACCAGGCCTCCttatccagaagaagaagaagaagaagaagaagaagaaagaagaagaagaagaagaagaagaagaagaagaagaagaagattaacgTGACCAGGCCTCCTTATCcagaattagaagaagaagaagaagaagattaacgTGACCAGGCCTCCttatccagaagaagaagaagaagaagaagaagaagaagaagaagaagaagacaagacaCGCGCATTTAAGTGACCAGCTCTCCTTTCGCAGGAtttgaagtagaagaagaagaagaagaagaagatttcttaAATGATGGCGTCTTACCCACAGCAGAACCAAACTAAACTAAAAATCAAAGCTATGAGGGTgatgaactgaatatatatatatatatatatatatatatatatatatatatatatatatatatatatatatatatatatatatatatatatatatatatatatatatatatatatatatatatatattctgatgctTTAACTTAGGCCGTATGAAAATTGAGTTGGAGGatcttataaattaaaaaaaatttattacttatggatatcattttcagtatttttttcaataCCGCAACTATTCTGTCACATTCTCTCTCactatcttcacacacacacatatacatacatacaagtatgtatatatgtatgtatatatatatatacaaccacacatacccacaacacacatatatatgtacacacgcacccacacacacgaTCCCGTCCTCTGCACCCTCAACATCTGTTACAGATGTTTCTGTTAATCTTACGAGAACGCTCCCGTGCTCTGGGTAATTAAAcatgacagaaaataaaagttgaatatgTTTCACGAATTTTCACACACTGGTATTTTACCCTAATACAAGCAATCAGGTCAAGATGAACGGTCAGTCAACTGAAATTTTTTCAGGGACGTCAATAGAAATGCATTAATGAATTAATATGCATTATTGGCAGCAAATGAATTACGGAACTTTCGTCTTTAGCTTAATGAACCAAACCTCCGGAATTGATGTGACTGTTTCTTAATTATTCTTCTGTTCATTCAGGATGAAAGTTATATCATTTGGTATAATTAAAAACACGCTTCCATAGAGATTACAGTATATGAATGTCTGATGCCAAATAGAAActctatttcagtttttttttttagatttcttatGAGTTCCGAATAATCCTATTGGAGAAAAAATCCGCAGTTttgtatgtgtacaaatatatttagaaatagagCTAAAcagctttatttctaaatatatttctaaatatatcccTAAATACATTTAGAAATATAGCTAAATAGCTttacttctaaatatatttctaaatatatccctaaatatatttagaaataaagctaAACAGTTTTAGCtccaaatatatttctaaatatatcccTAAGTACAGTTTAGAAATAAAGCTAAATAGCTttacttctaaatatatttctaaatatatccctaaatatatttagaaatagacCTAAACTGCTTCATTTCCAAATAtatctgtacacatacataactgtggatatcCATTTTAAGACtaatgctactgtgagtattttttttaatgatcctaACAGTGGCCTCTAAACTTTAATGCACTGATTGTCATCGATCGTGGATAAAGCTGAGTCGTTTCAAAAATGCaacacaaaatcaaaacaaaacgaaacaagCAGAAATGAACGACGGAGAAtggttatttaaattatttctgtGGTACTCCTTCGCGAGTGTTTGACAAAATCTAAATCTATTATAAAAAAGTCGACGGCATTTCTGAAGCAGATTTCCTCTCCCACGGAACTTTGGGGCATTTCCAAAACACGGGAGAGGGACTGATAACTGTTCCAATTGTACCTGAGTCCAGCatccaaaatgacagatatcctTTTGGGCACTCTGTGACACAAGCCAATCAATTTCAGCTCGCTGATATCCTTCTGGGCACCCTGTggcacaaatcaatcaatctaaGCCCACAGATACCCTTTTGGGGAACCTGTGACACAGACCAATGAATTTAAGCCCACAGATGTCCTTTTGGGAATCCTGTGACATAGACCAATCAATCTAAGCCCACAGATGTCCTTTTGGGAATCCTGTGACTCAAACCAGTCAATCTAAGCCCACAGATGTCCTTTTGGGAATCCTGTGATACAGACCAACCAATTTCAGCCCTCCTTTTGGGAACCCTGTGACTCAAACCAATCAATTTAAGCCCACAGATATCCTCTGGGCACCCTGTGGCACAAACCAGTCAATTTAAGCCCACAGGTATCCTTTTGGGGAACCCTGTGGCAAAGACCAATCAATTTAAGCCCACAGATTTCCTTTTGGGAACTCTGGAACACAGACCAATCAATCTAAGCCACAGATACCCTTTAGGAACCCCTGACCCAAACCAATCAATTCAAGCCCACAGATCTCCTTCCGGGCACCGACCACACCAAAAACCAACCAATTTAACCAGAAATCGAGAGCCTCCCTTCAGAACAGAAGCGCGAACGGGAGAGCGGGGAAGGGCTGGCTCCGCCACAGAGGGACAAGACTTCATTGACGGTGTGACATGTAGTAGGACCAGTAGACGATGTTGAAGAACAGAAACGCCGCTGGGAAGATGACGCGAGACACCTCGTCGATTCTGACAGCCAGCAGCCTGTAGCGTCTAGAGTCGTCTTGGCTGATGGAGAACTCGCCAGGCGTGCCCACCGACGGAGGGGCGCCGCCCGCAGGGGATGGCTGTTCGGTGTCTGTTCCTCCTAAGCCGCCCTGGCCGTtgtgctgtgttttttttttggagggggagggaggagggtgggtaggTGGGTTGTTtccaaaagggagagagagagacgatgcaTTAATTGAGGTGTGATGGACGTGGGGTATCTATGTTATTGTTACCTGGGTGATTGGGCAAAATGTTATaccatatttttgtattatatactgATTATTCACTTCAAAGCGgtagtttttatataaacttcagcagtatatatacatatataaagtacataatgtttgtgcatttgtacacaatacaaatttttaaaaagtattccCTAATTCACTATCAATTTCTTCAATATTCCCGTAAGacatctccctctctttctcttcatttgccTCCGGGTATACGGGTGAATTCGTATCATCACTTTAAAATCCCAAAAAACTAAACTAACAATGCAATTTACACTTGTTTCCTCTATGGCAAAACTTTAAAGGGACTTCGGCTTCATAACAACTAACAAACGAAAAAGAGTAATGTCTCATCTCAATACTGCTTTGCATATAGATTAAGATGGATGCcaccatataaaaaaatatttaaaagcttaGCTAACTCTGATAGACTTTGGTCAAAATTCTGGTCGTTTAATGAGTTCAGAAACAGGCTCTGGACCTACACCCATGCGCAAATGAATGTGCCAATTGAATACGTGCATGTATACTGCAATTTCTCTGCATACATTCATTGCAGAAACAGGTCCTGTGTGTACACGCATGCGCAAATGAATGAGGCAATTGATTACGTGCATGTATACTGCAATTTGTCTGTAGACATTCAGTGCAGCAATAGATCCTGTGTCTACATGCATGCACAAATGAATAAGCCAAGTGAATACACGCATGTATACTGCAATAACTCTGTATACATTGTGCAGAAGCAGACTTTGTATCTACACACATGCGCAGATGAATGAGCCAATTGAACACGCGGATGCATACTGCAATTTCTCTGTAAACATTCTGTGCAAAAACAGGTCCTGTGTGTACACGCATTCGCAAATGAATGAGCCAACTGAATATGCACACGTATACTCCTATTTCTCAGTATACATTCAAACTGTTGGCACGCGAAGGCGTACACAGCATGTTGAATCTGTTATAGAGACTTGCACGAGTCgagattatggaaaaaaaaaaaaaattggtaagctgattatgagatttttcaaGACTTTCGGAGCGTGTGGAAAGAAACACGGGTTTTGGGAAAACCTGAGTAAAAGatgaagaggtttttttttttttgaaaagttttttttttgggggggtggggtgggtttaTAAGATTAGGTGGCAAATAACCCAGTCTATGGCTGAGAAAAAATAAGGGTAAGAATTAAAGTATGTATTGTGAGGTAAAATGATGGGTTGGTTTTAGGTGTGTAGGAAAATGTAAGggggtgtatgtatatgtatatgaatttaaagatatatgtatgtatgtatgtatatatatacatataaatatatatatatatataatacatatatatatgcatgtttgtatccatgtataaatgtttgtatgtacacacacacacacacaaatacgcacatcaaaaacacacacactaattaaAACCACACCCACACGCACGAGATCTAGTTCCAGCCCCTTTTGCATTCCAGATACCCGAAACACGCCCCCTGCCGAAATCCGACTCTCAAAAAGCATCAAAGCCAACCCTTGGCCCCTGAACCATCAACGGAATCACGAATACTCCCGATCTTACCGGCATCAGTTCCATCCAACTCTCGGAGGTGGTCTTTGAACGGCAGTTTATGTGGCACGAGTTGGGTATCTTCTTCCTCCAGTAGTAATTGACGATGGTGAACTCGAGGAGGGCGGCGAAGATGAAGGCGGTACACACGCCCATCCAGATGTCCAGAGCCTCGGGGGTGATAAGGTAAGGAAGAGTTAAGTAACTTAGTAAACAAACCGTCCTCGGCATTTCAGTGCAAACGCCCGTCTTGGCTTCCAAAGACTGGGAGATAAGGACGTTTTTAGTAAACATACACTTTTccctattgtttattttcatggaatGTTTAGATATGATggaatgcaaatatttttcactgaagaTGAAGTCAGTGCAAACGCCTATTCTACATTGCCAAGGACTGAGAGATAAGAACGTTTTGGTAAACAAACCTTGTACCCCCATTTGTCCCCGACGATTACAGACCGACAAAATAGCTATCCTGCGCCCAAATTACCTTCAACAATCACAAAATTACATCTATTTCAATGTGAGCTTACCCCCAACAATAACATCTCTTCCAAAATTACACTTATTTCAATGTGATCTGGAAGTGGCCCTCTGTGCCTGAACAGAAACGCTGTCTCCCATGCCCCAGAACACCAGGGTTTTTCGCGAGAGGATAATCCCAAAGCCATCCTCTTCCAGGAAAGACTAATCAAATCCCTCTCTTATAAACCCCTTTCTTATACTTTTCAAGGTATACTAAGAGGGGGATTTTCCTTAATACAAAGGGAAGTCACCCGTCTGTTTCTGCTTGGTAATCTTTTCTCGTCAAAGACTTCCTCACACTAATCTCGGTGATAATGGAATCTAGCAGTAATCTACTTTTAGCACTACAGTATATTTGagattattaatgttatttttggaTAGGTGTTATACAATGTAACACTTTTTTATCTGCAACACtgacagaaaataacaataaggTAGTTGTAACATGCCACTTATTATCTATAACACTTGAAATAACTGAATGGTTGAAACTGACatacctcatttatatatatggatatgtatatatataaaaatataatatatatatatatatatatatatatatatatatatatatatatatatatatatatacacacacacataaagggtTCAAAATGTGATGATAATcccactctctctttttttttttactgtaatcatattaagaatattcaagaaaaacaaacttaTCGAGCAGTTCTTAAAAAATTATTCCTCTTTGGTTCTCCAGAATTGGGAAAtctgagttttctctctctctctctctctctctctctctctctctctctctctctctctcacttactgtAATCATATAagaacattttagaaaaaattatcagGCAATTTGGAAGTAATGATTCCTCTTTGGTGCTCCAGaattggaaattctctctctctctctctctctctctctctctctctctctcttctctctctctctctctctctccatcgcggACCCGGAGTATATAAATCGTCGTCGGTCTTCGGAGCCTCAAAAAGACTTTGGAAATGAATTTCCCCCAATCTAAAATGTGACATTTTCTTATACGAGAGTCAATCGAAGATCCAATATATACCTTTGGGACCAGAAAGGACCTTTTTCAAGTTTAAGTTACCTGTACGATTTATTTCGTCatatcctatttatttttattttattctccgtttcgtgagaggaagagaaagacgaatccggttctgagagagagagagagagagagagagagagagagagagagagagagagagagagagagagagagagagttattacctCCAAATTGCATGATAATCTTgcttttttctgaaaattcttaATATGATTGCagtaagataagagagagagagagagagagagagagagagagagagagagagagagagagagagagagaattgccaacCTGCCTGATAATCATGCTTTTGTAAAACATTtgtgatacgagagagagagagagagagagagagagagagagagagagagagagagagagagagagagagagaatgttcacaTCTATAACTGAGTCTTCGGATTGCCTACATAAATCTCGGATTTAAAGAGAACTTcactgaagtttttaattttgggGAGGAAGTTTGTCAAAAGGACGatatgtaaagtttttttttcttggtgaaatGACGCTtcagattaagttttttttttatattatttacataagtcATTTTTGCACTAAGTCAATTGgattcactaatttttttttttatttatattatctaatTTTTGACAGAATTTTGAAAACCAGAAGGATATATAAGAAGtaatgaagtgtatatatatataaatgtatgtatgcatttatatacatatacatatacatatacataagatatTTCTACTGCTTATTATCTCACCTTAATGTAAGACACTTGAGGAATCTTCATCTGCGTTtctgaaagggaaaaagaaaagttatttagaACTGTATACAGTCaagcttatatgtatatatgtatacctacatatacagtatatatatatatatataaatatatatatacattgtatgtatgtatatatacatatataatatatgtatatgaatatataaactaaTCTGTTAACTAATCTGTTCaccggattgagagagagagagagagagagagagagagagagagagagagagagagagtaaacccaGTTACCCAAATGCAGTTCGTGTGTCCCTTTAAGACAGACTCAGCGAATCTGCTAAACAACAGAACGCAgccattattgttttgtttttttgtttgtaacaGAATTTCATGCAAAAACATATTAAAAGCCTATCTGGGCAACTCTTGGCGTCAAAATGTAGGAGATTCTAAGTATATGAAGAGAAGTATGATAGTAAAGACAAGCATTATGaagtaaaactaaaaacagaCTTATAAAACATATCCatgtaggcctataggcctaagcATCCCGTCGACTCAAATTGGGCGCAGAAATTGAACTCCCAAAATAGCTCTCAAGATCCACCCAGGCCTTGGATAATAAATAGCAGTTTACTAAGCATTACAAAGGAAAACTAGAATCATTCTTATTAAATAAATTCACGTAGgcctatacatatatctatgggCCTATAGGCCTACACTCAATCGACTCCAATTCCAcacaaaaaattcaactttcaaaATAGCTCTCCCAAGTATCCATGCACCTCTTGGATATTAAATAGCAGTTTACTATTAATCGTGTCTATGGAATTAGGAAAATGaacccccccaccctctcccccctAGGGGGGCAGGGCGTGGGGGGCAGAGAAACTGACTAGCAGCAATCAAACTGGCATCGGAGGTCTCTTAAACGCGACGTGATCCGGAGGTGCGCAATTAGGATGATGGACCCGAGGCAGCAACTTTTGAAAAGGACTTTGAGGACTTTAAGGACTT
Proteins encoded:
- the LOC136854891 gene encoding glycine receptor subunit alpha-2-like, with translation MMELSRFPLDVQVCTMEIGSFSKTTHELSLSWKRGDPIKIYRGLKMPQFNIINNETDRCHEDFQIGNYSCLRALITLERNIGFHLVQSYLPSILIVVISWMGFWMDTDSVPARTCLGVTTLLTVSNQASETQMKIPQVSYIKALDIWMGVCTAFIFAALLEFTIVNYYWRKKIPNSCHINCRSKTTSESWMELMPHNGQGGLGGTDTEQPSPAGGAPPSVGTPGEFSISQDDSRRYRLLAVRIDEVSRVIFPAAFLFFNIVYWSYYMSHRQ